The following are from one region of the Jatrophihabitans telluris genome:
- the paaA gene encoding 1,2-phenylacetyl-CoA epoxidase subunit PaaA, producing MTASPPICADDERDLLGRFDRVIAHNDRIEPRDWMPDKYRATLVRQIAQHAHSEIIGMQPEGNWITRAPSLRRKAILLAKVQDEAGHGLYLYSACETLGVSRGELTAKLIAGQQKYSSIFNYPTLSYADVGTIGWLVDGAAICNQVPLCRTSYGPYGRAMIRICKEESFHQRQGYELLSTMMRGTEAQRAMVQESVDRFWWPALMMFGPPDADSPNTTQSMAWGIKRDTNDELRQKFVDMSVPQAAALGVTLPDPQLTWNPERGHHDFGQPNWDEFTTVVKGGGPCNAQRVAHRKRAHDEGAWVREAATAFAARNQERSS from the coding sequence ATGACAGCCTCGCCCCCGATCTGCGCCGATGACGAGCGCGATCTGCTCGGCCGCTTCGACCGGGTCATCGCCCACAACGACCGGATCGAACCCCGCGACTGGATGCCGGACAAGTACCGAGCGACCTTGGTGCGCCAGATCGCCCAGCACGCCCACTCCGAGATCATCGGCATGCAGCCGGAGGGCAACTGGATCACCCGGGCGCCAAGCTTGCGCCGTAAGGCGATCTTGCTGGCCAAGGTCCAGGACGAAGCCGGCCACGGGCTGTATCTCTACTCCGCCTGCGAGACCCTCGGTGTCAGCCGGGGTGAACTGACCGCCAAGCTCATCGCCGGTCAGCAGAAGTACTCCTCCATCTTCAACTACCCGACCCTGTCCTACGCCGACGTGGGCACGATCGGTTGGCTGGTCGACGGTGCCGCCATCTGCAACCAGGTTCCGCTGTGCCGGACCTCCTACGGCCCCTACGGGCGAGCGATGATCCGCATCTGCAAGGAGGAATCGTTCCACCAGCGGCAGGGCTACGAACTGCTGTCGACGATGATGCGCGGAACCGAAGCGCAGCGGGCCATGGTGCAGGAGTCGGTGGACCGGTTCTGGTGGCCGGCTCTGATGATGTTCGGCCCGCCCGATGCGGACTCCCCCAACACGACCCAATCGATGGCCTGGGGCATCAAACGCGACACCAACGACGAGTTGCGGCAGAAGTTCGTGGACATGTCCGTCCCGCAGGCGGCCGCCCTGGGTGTGACCCTGCCGGATCCGCAATTGACGTGGAACCCCGAACGGGGTCATCACGACTTCGGCCAGCCGAATTGGGATGAGTTCACCACGGTGGTCAAGGGCGGCGGACCCTGCAACGCCCAGCGGGTGGCCCACCGCAAGCGAGCACACGACGAGGGCGCGTGGGTCCGTGAGGCTGCCACCGCGTTCGCCGCCCGCAACCAGGAACGGTCGAGTTGA
- the paaB gene encoding 1,2-phenylacetyl-CoA epoxidase subunit PaaB has protein sequence MAAADGQGAVIAAGIGADPVRAEWPLYEIFVRGKRGLNHVHVGSLHAADDEMALRHARDVYTRRNEGVSIWAVRADLVAASSPDEKDPLFAPAADKVYRHPTFYAIPDDVPHM, from the coding sequence ATGGCCGCCGCCGATGGTCAGGGCGCCGTCATCGCCGCCGGGATCGGCGCCGATCCGGTGCGGGCCGAGTGGCCGCTGTACGAGATTTTCGTTCGCGGCAAACGGGGTCTCAACCACGTCCACGTCGGTTCGTTGCACGCCGCCGACGACGAGATGGCCCTGCGCCACGCGCGTGATGTCTACACCCGGCGCAATGAGGGAGTCAGCATCTGGGCGGTGCGCGCCGATCTCGTCGCGGCCTCCAGTCCCGACGAGAAGGACCCGTTGTTCGCTCCCGCCGCGGACAAGGTCTATCGCCACCCGACGTTCTACGCGATCCCCGACGACGTCCCGCACATGTGA
- the paaC gene encoding 1,2-phenylacetyl-CoA epoxidase subunit PaaC, which translates to MSHVHDHDADHSSVYDGLTGGDDSQWAFGTDFEDPLAGVDTTIAEGVDAAALAAYCLMLGDDALIYSHRLSEWASNAPDLEEDIALANIALDLLGQARLLLARAAAADARVVPPMPAGSPVPAEDALAFFRDEPAFRNVRFVEPDNGDFAVTIVRLLIFATYRLALFERLTGSADPVLSAIAGKGVKELTYHRDYAGRWFVTLAQGTVESRSRLESALTLVWPLHDELFRSHPIEKLLAGQGVGVDPADAAAEVDVLLDQVLSVSDLDRPSVAAMGPVSNGTGRDGRHTEAMGHLLAQLQVVARAHPNGRW; encoded by the coding sequence ATGAGCCATGTGCACGATCACGATGCCGACCACAGCTCCGTCTACGACGGCCTGACCGGTGGGGACGACTCCCAGTGGGCCTTCGGTACCGACTTCGAGGACCCGCTGGCCGGAGTGGACACCACCATCGCCGAAGGCGTGGACGCCGCCGCGCTGGCCGCATACTGCCTGATGCTCGGTGACGACGCCCTCATCTACTCGCACCGGCTATCCGAGTGGGCCAGCAACGCTCCGGATCTAGAAGAGGACATCGCGCTGGCCAACATCGCCCTGGATCTGCTCGGCCAGGCCCGGCTGCTGCTGGCCCGGGCTGCCGCCGCCGACGCACGGGTCGTGCCGCCGATGCCGGCCGGCTCCCCCGTGCCCGCCGAGGACGCGCTGGCCTTCTTCCGGGACGAACCCGCCTTCCGCAACGTCCGTTTCGTCGAGCCCGACAACGGCGATTTCGCCGTCACGATCGTGCGATTGCTGATCTTCGCCACCTACCGCCTGGCCCTGTTCGAGCGCTTGACCGGCAGCGCGGATCCGGTGCTGTCGGCGATCGCGGGCAAGGGCGTGAAGGAACTGACCTACCACCGTGATTACGCCGGCCGATGGTTCGTCACCCTCGCCCAGGGCACCGTCGAGTCGAGGAGTCGGCTGGAGAGTGCGCTGACGCTGGTGTGGCCCCTGCACGATGAGTTGTTCCGGAGCCATCCGATCGAGAAGCTGCTTGCGGGCCAGGGGGTTGGCGTTGATCCGGCTGACGCGGCAGCCGAGGTCGACGTGCTGTTGGACCAGGTGCTGTCCGTCAGCGACCTCGATCGTCCGAGCGTGGCCGCCATGGGACCGGTGAGCAACGGAACCGGGCGCGACGGTCGCCACACCGAGGCTATGGGCCATCTGCTGGCGCAGCTTCAGGTAGTCGCCCGCGCCCATCCGAACGGCCGGTGGTGA
- the paaD gene encoding 1,2-phenylacetyl-CoA epoxidase subunit PaaD: MTTVTDRTETARALAAQVRDPEMPMLTLEDLGVLRGVTVSDACSSGGSEDVGPDGSSVVVTITPTYSGCPAMATMRDDIRHILHDHGFDDVRVAVQLEPAWTTDWITPRGRARLAEHGISAPAAAPKRSGPIPLTLVVPRRVLHCPRCDSSEVELTSEFGPTACTAIYRCRTCLEPFQHVKEI, translated from the coding sequence ATGACAACTGTGACGGACCGGACCGAGACGGCACGTGCCCTCGCGGCACAGGTGCGTGATCCGGAGATGCCCATGCTCACGCTGGAGGATCTCGGCGTGCTGCGCGGCGTCACCGTCTCAGACGCCTGCTCCAGCGGCGGCTCCGAGGACGTCGGCCCTGACGGCAGCTCGGTGGTCGTCACGATCACCCCGACATACTCGGGTTGTCCGGCGATGGCGACCATGCGCGATGACATCCGGCACATCCTGCACGACCACGGCTTCGACGACGTCCGGGTCGCTGTGCAGCTCGAGCCGGCATGGACGACCGACTGGATCACGCCCCGGGGTCGGGCGCGTCTTGCCGAGCACGGGATCTCCGCCCCCGCGGCGGCGCCGAAGCGGTCCGGACCGATCCCCTTGACGCTGGTCGTGCCCCGGCGGGTTCTCCACTGCCCGCGGTGCGACTCATCGGAGGTGGAGCTGACGTCGGAGTTCGGACCGACGGCCTGCACGGCGATCTACCGGTGCCGGACCTGTCTGGAACCCTTCCAGCACGTCAAGGAGATCTGA
- the paaE gene encoding 1,2-phenylacetyl-CoA epoxidase subunit PaaE, whose protein sequence is MTVATPRGARGAFHELSVAAIDRLTEDSAAVTFAVPDALRAAFDFRAGQSLTLRRTLDGVEHRRSYSICAPAGAAPRIGVREIPDGLFSAWLVRGLRVGDVVEVQTPSGSFRADPTQRARHLCIAAGSGITPMLSIVSSVLAGSDSQVTLLYGNRKASSVMFAEELADLKNRYGPRLDLVHVLSREPRDVELFSGRLDADRLRRLLTALVPLQALDHVWLCGPFGLISDARAVLAELGIDVDKVHYELFYVDEPPPELARPDTVVPGEVSQVTIVLDGRSSTAPMPRQQTILDAASASRSDLPFACKGGVCGTCRARVNHGEVDMRRNYALDDDEVARGFVLTCQTHPVSDRVEVDFDA, encoded by the coding sequence GTGACCGTGGCGACACCGCGCGGTGCACGGGGGGCCTTCCACGAACTGTCGGTGGCGGCCATCGACCGCCTGACCGAGGACTCGGCCGCCGTGACCTTCGCGGTTCCCGATGCTCTGCGGGCGGCGTTCGACTTTCGGGCCGGGCAGTCCCTGACCCTGCGGCGAACCCTCGACGGCGTCGAACACCGGCGGTCGTACTCCATCTGCGCGCCGGCCGGCGCCGCGCCCCGCATCGGGGTCCGCGAGATTCCGGACGGGTTGTTCTCGGCCTGGCTGGTGCGTGGCCTGCGCGTGGGCGATGTCGTCGAGGTCCAGACCCCCAGCGGGAGCTTCCGCGCCGATCCGACACAGCGGGCCCGGCATCTGTGCATCGCGGCGGGTTCGGGCATCACCCCGATGCTCTCGATCGTTTCCTCGGTGCTGGCCGGTTCGGACTCACAGGTCACCCTCCTGTACGGAAACCGCAAGGCCAGTTCGGTGATGTTCGCCGAGGAACTGGCCGACCTGAAGAACCGTTACGGACCCCGTCTCGATCTCGTGCACGTGCTCTCGCGGGAGCCGCGTGACGTCGAACTGTTCTCCGGGCGTCTGGACGCCGACCGCCTGCGTCGGCTGCTCACCGCCCTGGTTCCTCTGCAGGCGCTCGATCACGTCTGGCTGTGCGGGCCGTTCGGCCTCATCTCCGATGCCCGCGCCGTGCTGGCTGAACTCGGTATCGACGTGGACAAGGTCCACTACGAACTGTTCTACGTCGACGAGCCGCCCCCGGAGCTGGCCCGCCCCGACACGGTCGTGCCGGGCGAGGTCAGCCAGGTGACGATCGTGCTCGACGGGCGCAGCAGCACCGCACCGATGCCCAGGCAACAGACCATCCTGGACGCGGCCTCGGCGTCCCGATCTGATTTGCCCTTTGCGTGCAAGGGCGGAGTCTGCGGCACCTGCCGGGCCCGGGTCAACCACGGCGAGGTCGACATGCGCCGCAACTATGCCCTCGACGACGACGAGGTCGCCCGGGGCTTCGTGCTGACCTGCCAGACCCATCCGGTCAGCGACCGGGTCGAGGTCGATTTCGACGCCTGA
- the smpB gene encoding SsrA-binding protein SmpB, with product MTKERGRKAVATNRRARQRYLVLDTLEAGVALVGNEVKSLRLGRVSLVDAFATIDDREVWLHNLYIAEYAMGSWTNHATRRKRKLLLHRAEILKWELRVRESGLSMVPLALYFNDGLVKVELALVKGKKTWDKRQDLAERDAQREIERALTRHAKGHRS from the coding sequence GTGACGAAGGAACGTGGACGCAAGGCGGTGGCCACGAACCGCAGGGCGCGGCAGCGCTACCTCGTGCTCGACACCCTCGAGGCCGGTGTGGCTCTGGTGGGTAACGAGGTCAAGAGCCTGCGACTCGGCCGCGTGTCGTTGGTGGACGCATTCGCCACGATCGATGACCGAGAGGTGTGGTTGCACAACCTCTACATCGCGGAGTACGCCATGGGGAGCTGGACCAACCACGCCACCAGGCGCAAACGAAAGCTGTTGCTGCACCGAGCGGAGATCCTCAAGTGGGAACTACGGGTGCGCGAGAGCGGCCTGTCGATGGTCCCGCTCGCCCTCTACTTCAACGACGGGCTGGTCAAGGTCGAACTCGCGCTGGTGAAGGGCAAGAAGACCTGGGACAAGCGCCAGGATCTCGCCGAGCGTGATGCGCAGCGCGAGATCGAGCGCGCACTGACCCGGCACGCCAAGGGTCACCGGTCCTGA
- a CDS encoding formate/nitrite transporter family protein, translating to MSYNTPAETAALAVESGASKAALPAGRALVGAFLAGAYIAFGGLLAIVASAGLKPETWGGLTTVVTGLVFSLGLILVIVGGAELLTGNMMLVPLAVLRRRTSVAQLGVNWALLTVGNLVGSLFVAYLLADKTGVIGSAASKAGTPAAANFARLSSITIGKALTESDQQVFLRAMGCNWLVCAAVWLALSARDIGGKILAIVFPITAFVALGFDHVVANMFFLPLAMFQHVPGVTIGHVVSNLVVAFVGNAVGAVLFVAVAYWYLYLKPVAGSGPGSESEPRAGQRVAG from the coding sequence TTGTCCTACAACACACCTGCCGAGACTGCGGCCCTCGCGGTCGAATCCGGCGCTTCCAAAGCCGCCCTCCCGGCCGGCCGTGCGCTCGTCGGTGCGTTCCTGGCCGGCGCCTACATCGCCTTCGGCGGCCTGCTGGCGATCGTCGCGTCCGCCGGGCTCAAACCCGAGACCTGGGGCGGCCTCACGACCGTCGTCACCGGCCTCGTCTTCAGCCTGGGGCTCATCCTCGTCATCGTCGGAGGGGCGGAGCTGTTGACCGGCAACATGATGCTGGTGCCACTGGCGGTGCTGCGCCGTCGCACGTCCGTGGCTCAGCTCGGAGTCAACTGGGCACTGCTCACCGTCGGCAATCTGGTGGGCTCACTGTTCGTGGCCTACCTGCTGGCCGACAAGACCGGCGTCATCGGCAGCGCGGCGTCCAAGGCCGGAACGCCGGCCGCGGCGAACTTCGCGCGGCTGAGTTCGATCACCATCGGGAAGGCTCTGACCGAGAGCGATCAGCAGGTTTTCCTGCGCGCGATGGGCTGCAACTGGCTGGTCTGCGCCGCGGTGTGGCTGGCCCTGTCCGCACGCGACATCGGCGGCAAGATCCTGGCCATCGTCTTCCCCATCACCGCTTTCGTCGCGCTGGGCTTCGATCACGTCGTGGCCAACATGTTCTTCCTCCCGCTGGCGATGTTCCAGCACGTGCCGGGGGTGACGATCGGGCATGTCGTCTCGAACCTCGTCGTGGCCTTCGTCGGCAACGCGGTCGGCGCCGTGCTGTTCGTCGCCGTCGCGTACTGGTACCTGTACCTCAAGCCGGTTGCGGGGTCCGGGCCCGGCTCTGAGTCCGAGCCGCGCGCGGGACAACGGGTGGCCGGCTGA
- the fdh gene encoding formate dehydrogenase, protein MDVRKTVLSWPVLRQFTGTDPLGRGESVRSKHTAEWTARTETADKVVKSICPYCAVGCGQRVYVKDGHVVQIEGDPDSPVSRGRLCPKGSASEQLVNSPGRQTAMLYRRPHSTEWESLDLETATDMIADRIVATRARTWQDADEHGHPLRRTLGLASLGGATLDNEENYLIKKLFTALGAIQIENQARIUHSATVPSLGASFGRGGATSFQQDLQNSDCIVIQGSNMAECHPVGFQWVMEAKKRGATVIHVDPRFTRTSAVADQHVPLRAGSDIVFLGGIINYILSEEKYFREYVVAYTNAATILREDFQDTEDLDGLFSGYDAESASYDPTTWAYKEAPEPASAGDREPSQRSHDSQSGSGSEGESHSSQKERSAGHEMGGHGAPLEHARVHRDETLQDPHCVLQVLKRHYARYTPEMVEQACGVSPEDFAKVCRSVTDNSGRDRTTAWVYSVGWTHHTVGVQYIRGAAIIQLLLGNIGRPGGGILALRGHASIQGSTDIPTLFNLLPGYLPMPKASEHDDFETYLSSIHSPEQKGFWADARAYTVSLLKSYWGEAATADNDYAFHYLPRLTGDHGTYATVMDMMADKVEGYFLLGQNPAVGSAHGRMQRLAMSHLKWLVVRDLNMIESATFWKDSPEIATGELRTEDIATEVFFFPAASHVEKDGTFTQTQRMLQWHHKAVEPPGDCRSELHFFVHLGRKIRQRLADSQEERDRPILQLTWDYSLDERGEPSAEEVLAEINGRHLSGDKAGTLLSSYTEMRPDGSTSGGCWIYTGVFADGVNQAARRKPGREQSWVAPEWGWAWPANRRTLYNRASADPDGKPWSERKAYVWWDEQAQKWTGHDVPDFVADKAPSYRAEPGTGGPEGLSGDDAFIMQADGKAWLFAPSGLLDGPLPAHYEPSESPIRNPMYQQQANPTREVFPREDNLQNPSPPEPGAEVFPYLFTTYRLTEHHTAGGMSRWLPYLAELQPEFFCEVSPALAAERGLQHMGWATIVTARTAIEARVMVTERVTPLTISGKIFHQVGLPYHWGVGSSALVSGDSANDLFGVTLDPNVHIQESKVASCDIQPGRRPTGPALRTYVEGYLRRAGITIATGNTHLTERRSGSGEHPHG, encoded by the coding sequence ATGGACGTGCGCAAGACGGTGCTCAGCTGGCCGGTACTACGTCAGTTCACCGGCACCGACCCCCTCGGTCGTGGCGAGTCGGTCCGCTCGAAGCACACGGCCGAATGGACGGCGCGCACCGAGACCGCCGACAAGGTCGTCAAGAGCATCTGTCCCTATTGCGCCGTTGGCTGTGGGCAGCGGGTCTACGTCAAGGACGGCCACGTCGTCCAGATCGAAGGCGACCCGGATTCCCCCGTGAGCCGCGGCCGGTTGTGCCCGAAGGGCTCGGCCAGCGAGCAACTCGTGAACTCACCCGGTCGCCAGACCGCGATGTTGTACCGCCGGCCCCACTCCACCGAGTGGGAATCGCTCGACCTGGAAACCGCGACCGACATGATCGCCGACCGGATCGTGGCCACGCGGGCGCGCACGTGGCAGGACGCCGACGAGCACGGACACCCGCTTCGACGCACGCTCGGTTTGGCGTCATTGGGCGGGGCGACGCTCGACAACGAAGAGAACTACCTGATCAAGAAATTGTTCACGGCCCTGGGCGCCATACAGATCGAAAACCAGGCCCGTATTTGACACAGTGCCACCGTTCCCAGTTTGGGAGCCTCGTTCGGACGTGGCGGCGCCACCTCCTTCCAGCAGGACCTGCAGAACTCTGACTGCATCGTCATCCAGGGCTCGAACATGGCCGAATGCCATCCGGTCGGGTTCCAGTGGGTGATGGAGGCCAAGAAGCGCGGCGCCACCGTGATCCACGTCGATCCGCGATTCACGCGCACCTCGGCGGTGGCCGACCAGCACGTGCCGTTGCGCGCGGGCAGCGACATCGTCTTCCTCGGCGGCATCATCAACTACATCCTCAGCGAGGAGAAGTACTTCCGCGAGTACGTCGTGGCTTACACCAACGCCGCGACCATCCTTCGCGAGGACTTCCAGGACACCGAGGATCTGGACGGACTGTTCTCCGGCTACGACGCCGAATCGGCCTCCTACGACCCGACCACCTGGGCCTACAAGGAAGCGCCGGAGCCGGCTTCGGCCGGTGATCGCGAGCCCAGCCAGCGATCGCACGACTCCCAGTCGGGTAGCGGGTCGGAGGGCGAGAGCCACAGTTCGCAGAAGGAACGCAGTGCCGGGCACGAGATGGGCGGCCACGGCGCCCCCTTGGAGCACGCGCGGGTGCACCGCGACGAAACCCTGCAGGATCCGCACTGCGTGCTGCAGGTGCTCAAGCGTCACTACGCCCGCTACACGCCGGAGATGGTCGAGCAGGCCTGTGGCGTCAGCCCCGAGGACTTCGCCAAGGTCTGCCGCTCGGTGACCGACAACAGCGGTCGTGACCGAACGACGGCGTGGGTGTATTCGGTGGGCTGGACGCACCACACAGTCGGCGTTCAGTACATCCGCGGCGCGGCGATCATCCAGCTGTTGCTGGGCAATATCGGTCGGCCCGGGGGCGGCATCCTCGCCTTGCGCGGGCACGCCAGTATCCAGGGCTCCACCGACATCCCGACCCTGTTCAACCTGCTGCCGGGCTATCTGCCGATGCCGAAAGCCAGCGAGCACGACGACTTCGAGACCTACCTCAGTTCTATCCACAGCCCCGAGCAGAAGGGCTTCTGGGCCGACGCCCGGGCCTACACGGTCAGTCTGCTCAAGTCCTACTGGGGTGAGGCGGCGACGGCCGACAACGACTACGCCTTCCATTACCTGCCCAGGCTGACCGGCGACCACGGAACCTACGCCACGGTGATGGACATGATGGCGGACAAGGTGGAGGGCTATTTCCTGCTCGGGCAGAACCCGGCCGTCGGCTCGGCACACGGCCGGATGCAGCGCCTGGCCATGTCGCACCTGAAGTGGCTCGTCGTGCGCGACCTCAACATGATCGAGTCGGCGACGTTCTGGAAGGACAGCCCCGAGATCGCGACAGGCGAACTGCGGACCGAGGACATCGCTACCGAGGTGTTCTTCTTCCCGGCAGCCTCGCACGTGGAGAAGGACGGCACGTTCACCCAGACGCAACGCATGTTGCAGTGGCATCACAAGGCCGTCGAGCCGCCGGGTGACTGCCGCAGCGAGCTGCACTTCTTCGTCCACCTCGGGCGCAAGATCCGGCAGCGGCTGGCGGATTCGCAAGAGGAGCGGGACCGCCCGATCCTGCAGCTGACGTGGGACTACAGCCTCGACGAGCGCGGCGAGCCCTCGGCCGAGGAGGTGCTGGCCGAGATCAACGGCCGCCACCTGTCCGGTGACAAGGCCGGCACGCTGCTGTCCTCCTACACCGAGATGCGGCCGGATGGATCGACATCGGGCGGCTGCTGGATCTACACCGGCGTCTTCGCCGACGGGGTGAACCAGGCCGCGCGGCGCAAGCCGGGCCGTGAGCAGTCCTGGGTGGCGCCCGAATGGGGCTGGGCGTGGCCGGCCAACCGGCGCACCCTGTACAACCGCGCCTCCGCCGACCCCGACGGCAAACCATGGAGCGAACGCAAGGCCTACGTCTGGTGGGACGAGCAGGCCCAGAAGTGGACCGGACACGACGTGCCCGACTTCGTGGCCGACAAGGCCCCGTCCTACCGGGCCGAGCCCGGCACCGGCGGCCCTGAGGGGCTGTCCGGCGACGACGCCTTCATCATGCAGGCGGACGGAAAGGCGTGGCTGTTCGCTCCGAGCGGACTGCTCGACGGTCCGCTGCCGGCGCACTACGAGCCGAGCGAATCGCCGATCCGCAACCCCATGTATCAGCAGCAGGCCAACCCCACGCGCGAGGTGTTCCCGCGCGAGGACAACCTGCAGAACCCCTCACCGCCCGAGCCCGGCGCGGAGGTCTTCCCGTACCTGTTCACGACGTACCGACTGACCGAGCACCACACCGCCGGCGGGATGAGCAGGTGGCTGCCGTACCTGGCCGAACTCCAGCCGGAGTTCTTCTGCGAGGTCTCCCCCGCACTGGCGGCCGAGCGGGGACTGCAGCACATGGGCTGGGCGACGATCGTCACCGCGCGCACGGCGATCGAAGCGCGCGTGATGGTGACCGAACGCGTGACGCCGTTGACCATCAGCGGCAAGATCTTCCACCAGGTCGGGTTGCCGTACCACTGGGGCGTCGGGTCATCGGCCCTCGTCAGCGGTGACTCGGCCAACGATCTCTTCGGGGTGACCCTGGACCCCAACGTCCACATCCAGGAGAGCAAGGTCGCCTCCTGCGATATCCAGCCCGGACGCAGGCCGACCGGACCAGCGTTGCGAACCTACGTCGAGGGTTATCTTCGACGAGCGGGCATCACCATCGCCACCGGCAACACGCATCTGACCGAACGACGGTCCGGATCAGGAGAACATCCACATGGGTAG
- a CDS encoding 4Fe-4S dicluster domain-containing protein: MGSLSGPLQDPAADAGWQDPQPRKGFFTDTSICIGCKACEVACKEWNAIPEDGLAMLGSSYDNSEALGASTWRHVAFIEQPAPAAAPGSGRASLPMPTTQRPGDALPPESRTDFRWLMSSDVCKHCTHAACLDVCPTGALFRTEFGTVVVQDDVCNGCGYCVPACPFGVIERREGDEHTKNVGIAQKCTLCYDRLGAGLTPACAQACPTESIQFGDLDELRERAAARAETLRSQGVAEARLYGASPEDGVGGSGALFLLLDEPEVYGLPPDPVVSTRDLPQMWKQAGIAALGLLAGAAATFLGGSR, translated from the coding sequence ATGGGTAGCTTGTCCGGTCCGCTGCAGGATCCCGCCGCCGACGCCGGCTGGCAGGATCCTCAGCCGCGTAAGGGTTTCTTCACCGACACGTCGATCTGCATCGGCTGCAAGGCCTGCGAGGTCGCGTGCAAGGAATGGAACGCCATCCCCGAGGACGGACTGGCCATGCTGGGGTCTTCCTACGACAACTCCGAGGCGCTCGGCGCCAGCACCTGGCGGCACGTCGCGTTCATCGAACAGCCGGCCCCAGCTGCCGCCCCGGGCTCGGGGCGCGCCAGCCTGCCGATGCCGACGACCCAACGTCCGGGCGATGCCCTGCCGCCGGAGTCGCGAACGGACTTCCGCTGGCTGATGTCCTCCGACGTATGCAAGCACTGCACCCACGCCGCCTGCCTGGACGTCTGCCCCACCGGCGCACTGTTCCGCACCGAGTTCGGCACGGTCGTCGTGCAGGACGACGTGTGCAACGGCTGCGGTTACTGCGTGCCCGCCTGCCCGTTCGGGGTCATCGAGCGCCGGGAGGGCGACGAGCACACCAAGAACGTCGGCATCGCGCAGAAGTGCACGCTCTGCTACGACCGGCTCGGCGCGGGATTGACCCCGGCCTGCGCACAAGCGTGCCCGACCGAGTCGATCCAGTTCGGCGACCTCGACGAACTGCGGGAGCGCGCAGCGGCCCGGGCGGAGACGTTGCGATCGCAGGGGGTCGCCGAAGCGCGCTTGTACGGAGCCAGCCCTGAGGACGGAGTCGGTGGTTCGGGCGCATTGTTCCTGCTGCTGGACGAGCCCGAGGTCTATGGCCTACCACCCGACCCGGTGGTCAGCACCCGAGATCTGCCGCAGATGTGGAAGCAAGCGGGGATCGCCGCGCTGGGCCTGCTCGCCGGTGCCGCCGCCACCTTCCTCGGAGGCAGCCGATGA
- the nrfD gene encoding NrfD/PsrC family molybdoenzyme membrane anchor subunit, with amino-acid sequence MVPDATFTSYYGRPVVKPSPWEADIPAYLFLGGLAGGSALLGAGGDLTGRPALRRVGRLASMGAITVSFAALVHDLGKPSRFVNMLRVAKPTSPMSMGTWLLSVFGPLAALAGTAEAVDAMRDSLPPSLQGPARLLIRLSRPAGIAGAIVAPAVASYTAVLLADTATPTWNEARNELPYVFVGSAAAASGGLAMMLTPGDQAGPARRLAVGGALTDLAAAHVMETRLGMVADPLHTGAPGQLMRASKTLTTLGAVGTLLAGRTRLGSVLSGACLVAGSVCTRFGIFHAGQESARDPRYTVVPQRERIAQGRSAGA; translated from the coding sequence ATGGTGCCCGACGCCACGTTCACGTCCTACTACGGTCGGCCGGTGGTCAAGCCGTCCCCGTGGGAGGCCGACATTCCGGCGTATCTGTTCCTCGGTGGCCTCGCGGGCGGTTCGGCGCTGCTCGGTGCCGGAGGTGATCTGACCGGCCGGCCGGCTCTGCGTCGCGTCGGCCGGCTGGCCTCGATGGGCGCGATCACCGTCAGCTTCGCCGCGCTCGTGCACGACCTCGGCAAGCCCAGCCGGTTCGTCAACATGCTGCGAGTGGCCAAGCCGACCTCGCCGATGTCGATGGGTACCTGGCTGCTGAGCGTTTTCGGTCCACTGGCCGCCCTCGCGGGGACGGCGGAGGCGGTCGACGCGATGAGGGACAGCCTGCCGCCGTCGCTACAGGGACCGGCGCGGCTGCTCATCCGGCTCAGCCGCCCGGCGGGTATCGCCGGCGCCATCGTCGCGCCCGCGGTCGCCTCGTACACCGCGGTCCTGCTGGCCGACACCGCGACCCCGACCTGGAACGAAGCCCGCAACGAATTGCCTTATGTCTTCGTAGGGTCGGCCGCGGCCGCCTCCGGTGGGCTGGCCATGATGCTGACACCCGGCGACCAGGCCGGGCCTGCGCGCCGGCTGGCCGTCGGCGGCGCGCTGACCGACCTGGCCGCTGCGCACGTGATGGAAACCAGACTGGGCATGGTCGCCGATCCGCTGCACACGGGTGCGCCGGGCCAGTTGATGCGCGCCAGCAAGACCCTCACCACGCTCGGGGCCGTAGGTACGCTGCTCGCCGGACGCACTCGGCTGGGCTCGGTGCTGTCGGGAGCATGTCTGGTGGCCGGTTCGGTCTGCACCCGGTTCGGAATCTTCCACGCAGGCCAGGAGTCCGCCCGCGACCCCCGCTACACCGTCGTCCCGCAGCGGGAAAGGATCGCTCAAGGCCGGAGCGCAGGAGCCTGA